The sequence GCAAATTTATTCAGGGATGTTTTAGCCACTTATAAAACTTATTTTTCAACGGATAGTCAATATAACATTGATAGAAACGAAAATTTAAGGCTTGCGTTGGAATGTGTTAATGGTATAATGCTGGCCCCAGGTGATATATTTTCCTTTGATAAAACTCTAGGTGAGCGCACTGAAGAAAAAGGATATAAAAGTGCAAAAATTTTTTCAGGCGGTAAAATTATAGAATCTATTGGGGGAGGGATATGCCAGGTAAGTTCTACATTGTATAATGCGGTTTTACGTGCAGACCTTGAGGTTGTAGAAAGGCATAACCATAGTTTTGTGGTATCTTATATACCTGCCGGATTAGATGCTGCCGTGGCATACAATGTAATTGATTTCAAGTTTAAAAATTCATCCAGGTGGCCTATAAAGATTGAAGGTAAAATTACAAATTCAAATGAGTTAATATTTACAATATTAGGAACAAACGAAAACCCTGGAAAATCGCTGGAATTCTATACACAAGTGCTAAAAACTACAGAGTTTAAAACTATTTATATTGACGATCCGACAATGCCTGAAGGCAAAACAGTTGTTAAGCAAGAAGGTATAAATGGCTATGTTGTTGATACCTATAAAATTGTTAAACAAAATGGACAGGAAACTAATAGGTATAAAATAAGTACCAGCGTATATATACCTTTAGATAAAGAAGTTGTTAGAGGCACAAAAAAGGAACAGCAGCAACCCCAGCAACAGCAGCAACAGCAACCAGATTTGCTACCGCCGGTGGAAACTTCCGAAGAATCTTCTGTTGAATCTAACGTTCAACCTACAGATGAATCCCCCCCAGAATCTTACGAGGAATATCCCATTGATTCTTCCGGAGAATCTGGGGAATCTGATATTGAAAATATATTAGAAGTTGAGGAAAACCTATCATAAGATAAGTCAAAGGGAATGGTTATCAATATGACTCACCACGGGTAACAAATCAAATGTTACAGATGTGCAGTTTAAAAGCCGTTCCCTCTGACTCAATATAATTAATAAGTATCTACACTAATAGCTCCATTATTTCTTAATATTGATGCCACTCTGTCTACATTATTTTCATCAGTTTTCATTGTAAAAAGGATTTTCCCCGCTTTAATATCACTTTCATACTGCCTACCTCTGTTTTCCGGTATGCCCAGGTCAACTAAACCGCCAACTATTCCTCCTGTAACAGCACCGGATATTAGGCCGGTAATAGGACCTGCAGCTGCAACTATACCTAGCCCAGGTATAGCCATACTTCCTGCTCCTATTAATAACCCTGCGAGCCCTCCTAATACTCCTCCTGTTATAACTCCATCAGAAATGTTATCATTAATATTTCTTCTACCAATAAGGTTTGTACCTTCTTCACCCATATTACCTATATTTTCCTTTGCAACTATTGATATGTCTTCTGTCCTTAGGCCCTGTTCTTTTATTTGTCTTGCAGCATTTTCTGCATAACTTTGATTATCAAAAATAGCGGCAACGATTTTTGCCATGTGTTTACCACCTTTCTTAATTTTAATAAAATAACAATATATAGCTTTAGTAAAAATAGCTTGATTTATACATAAATTTTTGTAAAGTATTTTTAATACAAATAAAAATATTTTATAGTATAATTAAAAACAAAAAGATATTTTAAATAATTTTAAATAAAATATATATTTACATTTGGGGTATTTGTATATGAAAAAAGCCAAGTTAATCAAATTATTTATTATTATAATTGTATTATATCTGGTATTCTCAATACAGGTACATGCTGAAGTCCCTGCTAATTTAGAAAGTATGTGTTCGAAAGCATTGGTAAACCTGAAAATTATGATAGGGGATGAGAATGGAAACCTAAACCTTCAAAACAAAGTAACGAGATGCGAATTCATTACTTTAGTAAATAGAATGATGACATATGATTATGATGAAAAAATTGATGACTCAGTTATTGTCCCTTTCAAGGATATTAGCCAAAAACATTGGGCCTATAACAACATTAAAATAGCTTTAAAATATGCTTTAATAAAAGGATATACAGATAATACCGTACGGCCGGACAATTATGTTTCCCTTGTTGAAGCAAAAGCAGTAATACTCCGTGCTTTAGGGTACGAAAATACTATAAATAAAAAATGGCCCGAAGGTATAGCAGAAAAAGCCAAAGAACTTGGGTTAGATAAGAATCTAAAAGTGCCAAATGATAAGTTAATAACCCGAGGAGAAGCTTCTATATTAATTTATAATGCTCTAACAGTTAATTTTGTTGAATGAGGGGTTAAAATGCAGTTACAGGGTTTTATATTGATGATTTTCACTTTTGTTATATTGCCAATATTTATATTGTTTTCAAACCACGATGTTTTTTTTAGTGTTATGTCATTAATATTATTAATTAATGCATTACGTTCAATATACATATCTATGGTCGGTTATAAAAAAGGGATTCCTCAAATGGACCATGAAGACGAGGAGTTTCTGGATGATCTGGAATCCTCAATTGAATTTGATTTCAGACGCTTCGATACTGGTACAAGGGTAGCAAAATATGCAATATCTATACTTTTCTATATTTACTGTTCTTTCTTTGTAAGCAGCATATTAATAAAAATATTGATTTCTGCTGTTATTGTATATTGGATATATTACATTATCAACACTATTAAAGAAAATGACGTATTCAGAATGGCTTTTTCCAAAAAGAAATACCAGCGAATCCTGTCTGCTCTGGCAAATTCGGCTGCTGCCATTGTAATTCTAATTGTAGCCTACAATAAACTAAAATAAATTTCCAATATTTTCATTGAATATTTTTTTGTTTTGGAGACAAATTAATTATTGTAAAGGGTTCGTAGCAGTTGAGCCAAGACTATTAAAGGGTCTTATTACGGCTCTTTAATAGTCGGCCAAAGGTTAATACCAGGTCTAACATTTTATAATGTAGAGGCTTGGTATTAGCCGGCGGGCAGAGTATTATATGTCCTGTAAGGCTGTGCTACAGTAAAAGATACTGTAGTATGGTCAAAAGGGATATATAATATTCGAGCTAAGATTATCAAGGGTGCCGCAGGCAGACAGCTTTATTCATTAGCCTGGCTATTTATTTAGCAGTCCCTGTGATAAGGTAACTTTGCTGGGGGTCAACTGCAGTCGAGAGATTGCAGTTGGTTTCTAAGGTACTCTTGATAGTCGAGCAAAGGTTAGTGCAGGTTCTGTAATGCCTGTGGGCAGTCGAAAGATTGTCTATAGGTATGTAGGGATCTGTATTAGCTGTAGCGTAGACTGCTACGGGCTCTTTTTATTTAAACAGGCTATTTGTGGGTAAATTATACCACATATCAGGGAGATATGAAAGGTATAATCCTGGGACCTGTTCCATTTATATCTATAGGCTTAAATCCTATTTTAAAAGCCGGTGATTTGTCATCAAGTGTAAAATCACCATTAATACAATCCTTAAAAAGCGGGTCAGCAACAATAGAATGCAAATCCTGACCAAATA comes from Bacillota bacterium and encodes:
- a CDS encoding VanW family protein, with amino-acid sequence MDTILTKKNEKTKSIVFVALIILIFIFIIIILQLLYTILKNDKVYKGVYVDGINAGGLTYNELNEILKNKYNYELDNVKVTLTTEKYKEKYSLRDLNISFDVEATIDKAFSIGREGNIFERLSEIFYVNFNDVNISPVIIFDNETIGNIVESFYEKNFVPLKNPVITFDENSVIINSGHHGESIDKDQLFSEIKKSIESRKITKIEVPIIVTEREKINLEDYYNTICTDPVNASVRIENNVLETIPHKNGRRIDKTLLEGAVKELNTNENLTKSIPVTLIEPEITTEKLHANLFRDVLATYKTYFSTDSQYNIDRNENLRLALECVNGIMLAPGDIFSFDKTLGERTEEKGYKSAKIFSGGKIIESIGGGICQVSSTLYNAVLRADLEVVERHNHSFVVSYIPAGLDAAVAYNVIDFKFKNSSRWPIKIEGKITNSNELIFTILGTNENPGKSLEFYTQVLKTTEFKTIYIDDPTMPEGKTVVKQEGINGYVVDTYKIVKQNGQETNRYKISTSVYIPLDKEVVRGTKKEQQQPQQQQQQQPDLLPPVETSEESSVESNVQPTDESPPESYEEYPIDSSGESGESDIENILEVEENLS
- a CDS encoding S-layer homology domain-containing protein, which gives rise to MKKAKLIKLFIIIIVLYLVFSIQVHAEVPANLESMCSKALVNLKIMIGDENGNLNLQNKVTRCEFITLVNRMMTYDYDEKIDDSVIVPFKDISQKHWAYNNIKIALKYALIKGYTDNTVRPDNYVSLVEAKAVILRALGYENTINKKWPEGIAEKAKELGLDKNLKVPNDKLITRGEASILIYNALTVNFVE